A single region of the Actinoplanes sp. SE50/110 genome encodes:
- a CDS encoding TetR/AcrR family transcriptional regulator, which produces MDERPVGRRERKKAATRQALADAALRLFLEHGYDRVSIRDIAEVADVSTTTLFKHFPGKEALVFDQEEDRDAQLVAAIRDRPDGQSIPDALRRHVLDTYLPVVAHPLREDYTRLVDSTPALRDYSERMWTRHTETLAAAIADDLGVPHDNLECVTLARFVLDIPSLTRGRPDQEVAVETVFAIITDGWHARRPGSDAATPDQLAAES; this is translated from the coding sequence ATGGATGAACGCCCCGTCGGTCGCCGAGAACGCAAGAAGGCCGCCACCCGCCAGGCGCTCGCCGACGCGGCTCTCCGGCTGTTCCTGGAGCACGGCTACGACCGGGTGAGCATCAGGGACATCGCCGAGGTGGCGGACGTTTCCACCACCACTCTGTTCAAGCACTTCCCCGGGAAGGAGGCGCTGGTCTTCGATCAGGAGGAGGATCGGGACGCGCAACTGGTCGCCGCGATCCGCGACCGCCCGGACGGGCAATCGATCCCCGACGCCCTGCGCCGGCACGTCCTCGACACGTATCTTCCGGTGGTCGCCCACCCGCTGCGGGAGGATTACACGAGGCTCGTCGACTCCACTCCGGCCCTGCGCGACTACTCGGAGCGGATGTGGACCCGGCACACCGAGACGTTGGCGGCCGCCATCGCCGACGATCTCGGAGTCCCGCACGACAACCTGGAATGCGTGACGCTCGCCCGCTTCGTCCTCGACATTCCGTCCCTGACCCGCGGCCGTCCCGATCAAGAGGTCGCCGTCGAGACGGTCTTCGCCATCATCACCGATGGCTGGCACGCCCGACGGCCCGGTTCCGACGCAGCGACACCCGACCAGCTCGCCGCGGAAAGCTGA
- a CDS encoding NAD(P)/FAD-dependent oxidoreductase, producing MTSPAPSTARISVIGAGPGGLTCARILQRHGLAVTVYDRDQRRDARNQGGTLDLHADDGQVALRAAGLLDDFFRLARAEGQEMRRLGIDGTLQEHHLPAPDELVKPEIDRGQLRDLLLDSLEPGTVQWGRALTSTDGRVLRFADGSTAETDLVIGADGAFSRVRPVVSPAVPHYSGVTFLEAWFDDVSERHPDLSDLVGQGGAHAADGTRALFAQRNSGDHIRVYIIRKAPVDWITAAGLTIADTAGIRARLLAEFADWSPRMLQMVTENDGVYVDRPIFALPVPHTWDPHPSVTLLGDAAHVMPPLGVGVNLAMLDASELALALASSPTVDEALRHYEATMLPRSTECAKLLENGAEQLLATDLHDFDEERLQS from the coding sequence ATGACTTCGCCAGCACCCTCCACCGCCCGGATCAGCGTGATCGGGGCCGGCCCCGGTGGGCTCACCTGTGCCCGCATCCTGCAGCGTCACGGCCTCGCCGTGACCGTTTACGACCGTGACCAGCGGCGTGACGCCCGCAACCAGGGCGGCACCCTCGACCTGCACGCCGACGACGGTCAGGTCGCGCTCCGTGCGGCCGGGCTGCTCGACGACTTCTTCCGGCTGGCCCGCGCCGAGGGGCAGGAGATGCGCAGGCTGGGCATCGACGGCACGCTCCAGGAGCACCACCTGCCCGCGCCTGACGAGTTGGTCAAACCCGAGATTGACCGTGGCCAGCTTCGTGACCTGCTGCTCGACTCCCTGGAGCCCGGGACGGTGCAGTGGGGTCGCGCCCTGACCTCGACCGATGGCCGCGTCCTGCGGTTCGCCGACGGCAGCACAGCCGAGACCGACCTGGTGATCGGCGCCGACGGCGCCTTCTCCCGGGTGCGCCCGGTCGTCTCGCCCGCGGTGCCGCACTACAGCGGAGTCACCTTCCTCGAGGCCTGGTTCGACGACGTGAGCGAGCGTCACCCCGACCTCTCCGATCTGGTCGGCCAGGGCGGGGCCCACGCCGCGGACGGCACCCGCGCCCTGTTCGCGCAACGCAACAGCGGTGACCACATCCGCGTCTACATCATTCGCAAGGCTCCGGTCGACTGGATCACCGCGGCCGGGCTGACCATCGCCGACACCGCCGGGATCCGGGCCAGGCTGCTTGCCGAGTTCGCCGATTGGTCCCCGCGCATGCTGCAGATGGTGACGGAGAACGACGGCGTTTACGTCGACCGCCCGATCTTCGCCCTCCCGGTCCCGCACACCTGGGACCCGCACCCGTCGGTCACGCTGCTCGGCGACGCCGCCCATGTCATGCCGCCGCTCGGCGTCGGGGTCAACCTGGCGATGCTCGACGCCAGCGAGTTGGCCCTGGCGCTGGCCTCGTCGCCGACGGTCGACGAGGCCCTTCGCCACTACGAGGCCACGATGCTCCCGCGCTCCACGGAGTGCGCCAAGCTCCTGGAAAACGGTGCTGAGCAGTTGCTCGCCACCGACCTGCACGACTTCGACGAGGAGCGGCTTCAGTCGTGA
- a CDS encoding peptidase inhibitor family I36 protein, translated as MKRTLAVALTFAGAAATIAVAASPAQAAPAQCPYRSFCVYNNQHYRNGVWSTPNNDNDWSDNLFSNRSDNVANHDSSWFNNGSAASPSFVRVYDRPGRTGGVTICLAHGTGFESKPASVSDHGESHEWANGC; from the coding sequence ATGAAACGCACCCTAGCCGTCGCACTCACCTTCGCCGGCGCCGCCGCGACCATCGCGGTCGCCGCGTCACCCGCGCAGGCCGCCCCGGCCCAGTGCCCGTATCGGTCGTTCTGCGTTTACAACAACCAGCACTACAGGAACGGCGTCTGGAGCACTCCCAACAACGACAACGACTGGTCCGACAACCTCTTCAGCAACCGGTCGGACAACGTGGCCAACCACGACTCGTCCTGGTTCAACAACGGCTCGGCGGCCAGTCCGAGCTTCGTGCGGGTGTACGACCGGCCCGGCCGGACCGGCGGAGTGACCATCTGCCTGGCCCACGGCACCGGGTTCGAGTCCAAGCCCGCATCCGTCAGCGACCACGGCGAATCGCACGAGTGGGCGAACGGCTGCTGA
- a CDS encoding DUF4440 domain-containing protein, translating into MPDTDADHAELTTLVQIFFDAFVSGPESPARLDTLRTVLLPEAVIARTTPELAVYTVDSFIEPRRTLLTSGRLTDFHEWPGSGHTEVIGDLAQHRCAYAKSGILDGTPFTAEGTKTFQFVRTPAGWRILAVAWQDH; encoded by the coding sequence GTGCCTGACACCGATGCCGATCACGCCGAGCTCACCACCCTCGTGCAGATCTTCTTCGACGCTTTCGTCTCCGGCCCCGAATCCCCCGCCCGCCTCGACACGCTGCGCACCGTGCTTCTCCCCGAAGCCGTGATCGCCCGGACCACGCCTGAGCTGGCCGTCTACACCGTCGACTCGTTCATCGAGCCCCGTCGCACGCTGCTGACCAGCGGCCGCCTGACCGATTTCCACGAGTGGCCCGGGTCCGGCCACACCGAGGTCATCGGCGACCTGGCCCAGCACCGCTGCGCCTACGCCAAGTCCGGCATCCTGGACGGCACCCCGTTCACCGCCGAGGGCACGAAGACCTTCCAGTTCGTCCGGACACCCGCCGGCTGGCGCATCCTCGCCGTCGCCTGGCAGGACCACTGA
- a CDS encoding helix-turn-helix transcriptional regulator, with the protein MARGGNGHAAAAAALELAAEVAWSGRRRLLTLAAADAQLAGERQRAGELLRRAAETGESLPAPLVGMALVAARKAMAQGRHRAAERGLAGVAAGMWQSGAIRRLPTVLALRSWALARAGDLGAAESEADRAVTLAALTGDQGATVQAGHTRTLITVLRGGPAPASGGDPLGAGLALLGALAGRDPAEAVEVAAEHLPDLLECRLIRDRALSRDDLSTLHGLTRSTAGPIAANAWRVLGLTSRDSADDCFAQATRLHRAMDLPFDNARVHLSYGERLRRDGDRRAARNQLRIARDTFADLRATPWVARAERELKGTDESRVPAGLTPAEFEVARIVATGVSTRETAARLFLSPKTVEFHLSKVFRKLGVSSRAQLAHVFPELSCP; encoded by the coding sequence GTGGCTCGCGGGGGGAACGGGCATGCGGCGGCGGCTGCGGCGCTGGAGCTGGCCGCGGAGGTGGCCTGGTCGGGGCGGCGGCGACTGCTGACGCTGGCGGCGGCGGACGCGCAGCTTGCCGGGGAGCGTCAGCGGGCGGGGGAGCTGCTGCGGCGGGCGGCGGAGACCGGGGAGTCGCTGCCCGCGCCGCTGGTCGGCATGGCGCTGGTCGCGGCGCGCAAGGCGATGGCGCAGGGGCGGCACCGGGCGGCGGAACGCGGGCTTGCGGGGGTTGCAGCGGGAATGTGGCAGTCGGGGGCGATTCGCCGGTTGCCGACCGTTCTTGCCCTGCGCAGCTGGGCGCTGGCGCGGGCGGGGGACCTGGGCGCGGCGGAGAGTGAGGCGGATCGGGCGGTCACGCTGGCCGCGCTGACCGGGGATCAGGGTGCGACCGTGCAGGCCGGGCATACGCGAACGCTGATCACCGTGCTGCGGGGCGGGCCGGCTCCGGCGAGTGGGGGGGATCCGCTCGGAGCCGGTCTCGCCCTGCTCGGCGCGCTCGCCGGGCGGGATCCGGCGGAGGCGGTCGAAGTGGCCGCGGAACACCTGCCGGACCTGCTGGAATGCCGGCTGATCCGGGATCGGGCACTGAGTCGCGACGACCTGAGCACATTGCACGGGCTGACCCGGTCGACGGCCGGGCCGATCGCCGCGAACGCGTGGCGGGTGCTGGGATTGACCAGCCGGGATTCGGCTGATGACTGCTTCGCGCAGGCGACCAGGCTGCACCGGGCGATGGACCTGCCGTTCGACAACGCGCGGGTACACCTGTCGTACGGGGAACGGCTGCGCCGCGACGGGGACCGCCGGGCGGCGCGCAACCAGCTGCGGATCGCGCGGGACACCTTCGCCGACCTGCGCGCGACGCCGTGGGTGGCGCGGGCCGAGCGGGAGCTGAAAGGCACCGATGAGAGCCGGGTGCCGGCCGGGCTGACCCCCGCCGAGTTCGAGGTGGCCCGGATCGTCGCGACCGGGGTGTCCACCCGGGAGACCGCCGCGCGGCTGTTCCTGAGTCCGAAAACAGTGGAATTTCACCTGTCCAAGGTGTTCCGCAAACTCGGCGTGTCGAGCCGGGCGCAGCTCGCGCACGTCTTCCCGGAGCTGTCGTGTCCGTAA
- a CDS encoding AAA family ATPase yields MAGLKGFVGRAAELADLAGALGDAVRGDPRTVLIAGEAGVGKTRLLEEFEERCAGRELLLARGACVSVGAGELPYSPWLAAMRAVEAEALAEVPGAEQAALSALIPALPDPGSPREGGQLARAHLFSLFLEFLGRLAAKRPLVVLLEDLHWADTSSLDLLLFLSRNLRRAAVLLVGTFRTDELEEDSRHRVVFGELIRGRSTTYREMSRFGESELADLLRVSAPISDAVISKVYQRSGGNAFLAQEILAAEQRNPGGPVPDHLRDLLMMRVEGLSEEGQRIVGVLAAAGRPVSGALLEAASGLPGPALRSGLRDAVARQVLVRTPEESYQLRHSLTAETYYQDLLPGERAGLHLAVAGALAASAGPETSAIVQAELAHHWFQGRKDDDALFWTLRAARSAALVHAYAEARRQYGRVLDLWRRVPEAAELCETTYPRLLDEAAEVLDYAGDPQRAVQLTGEAIQVVGAGGDRQELARLYEHLARLRWRANDTPGAVASARTCMSLADAGLKARAGATYARVLMLSGHYRQALDEASAALAVAADPVERGYLLVTLGTVRFLLGERDQGVAQLREGLALAESTDSKENILRAYTNLTYCLQMLNRLEEGLALARRGCELAAGFGLRMTTGVVLVGNAADILLDLGRWEEIERLIGEVLPDEAADDLPLYIQYVRAEVFVARDERRAARDILDLVMSRSAGKTDQDFVGHAYAALAALEIADGNWRAARRAVDEGLAKLGGGEGAFPVLRLAVSGLQAAGEAADQARRADPDGVHRWVTWGDMLAGRAGEALEELRRAGGGQALPVAEALHAVAQAEALRVRGEAQEAAWTAVAATWQALGHPYPEAQARLRLAACLLRRGATSALHREITAGARLAAGLGARRLSRELAELATLSGVVIRSEPVPEAAPRNDWGLTRREGQVLDLIALGYTNARIARSLDIAEKTVSVHVSNVLAKLGAANRWEAALIRRGEPRPE; encoded by the coding sequence ATGGCTGGCTTGAAGGGCTTCGTGGGTCGTGCGGCCGAGCTGGCGGACCTGGCCGGAGCGCTCGGCGACGCGGTCCGCGGCGACCCCCGAACCGTGTTGATCGCCGGCGAGGCCGGTGTCGGCAAGACCCGGCTGTTGGAGGAGTTCGAGGAACGCTGCGCCGGGCGTGAGCTGCTGCTCGCCCGCGGCGCCTGCGTGTCGGTCGGCGCCGGCGAGCTGCCCTACAGCCCGTGGCTCGCGGCGATGCGCGCGGTCGAGGCCGAGGCGCTCGCCGAGGTGCCGGGCGCGGAACAGGCGGCGCTGTCCGCGCTGATCCCGGCGCTGCCCGACCCGGGCAGCCCGCGCGAGGGCGGGCAACTGGCCCGGGCCCACCTGTTCTCGCTGTTCCTGGAATTCCTGGGGCGGCTGGCGGCGAAACGGCCACTGGTGGTGCTGCTCGAAGACCTGCACTGGGCGGACACGTCGTCGCTGGACCTGCTGCTCTTCCTCAGCCGCAACCTGCGGCGGGCCGCCGTCCTGCTGGTCGGGACGTTCCGCACCGATGAGCTGGAGGAGGACTCGCGCCACCGGGTCGTGTTCGGCGAGCTGATCCGGGGCCGGTCGACGACGTACCGGGAAATGTCCCGATTCGGCGAGAGTGAACTCGCGGATCTGCTGCGCGTGTCCGCGCCGATCTCGGACGCGGTGATCAGCAAGGTGTACCAGCGGTCCGGCGGCAACGCGTTTCTGGCCCAGGAGATCCTCGCCGCCGAGCAGCGCAACCCCGGCGGACCGGTCCCCGACCACCTGCGGGACCTGCTGATGATGCGGGTCGAAGGGCTCTCCGAGGAGGGCCAGAGGATCGTCGGGGTGTTGGCCGCGGCCGGCCGTCCGGTCTCCGGGGCGTTGCTGGAGGCGGCCAGCGGGCTGCCCGGTCCGGCATTGCGGTCCGGGTTGCGCGATGCGGTGGCCCGGCAGGTTCTTGTCCGTACGCCCGAAGAAAGTTACCAATTGCGTCATTCGCTCACTGCGGAGACCTACTACCAGGACCTGCTCCCCGGCGAGCGGGCCGGTCTGCACCTGGCGGTGGCGGGTGCGCTGGCCGCGTCGGCCGGGCCGGAGACGTCCGCGATCGTGCAGGCCGAACTGGCCCACCACTGGTTTCAGGGCCGCAAGGACGACGACGCGCTGTTCTGGACGCTGCGGGCGGCTCGATCGGCGGCCCTGGTGCACGCGTACGCGGAAGCCCGGCGGCAGTACGGGCGGGTGCTCGACCTGTGGCGGCGGGTGCCCGAAGCGGCCGAGTTGTGCGAGACCACCTATCCGCGGCTGCTCGACGAGGCGGCCGAAGTGCTCGACTACGCCGGGGACCCGCAGCGGGCGGTGCAACTGACCGGGGAGGCGATCCAGGTCGTCGGGGCCGGCGGGGACCGGCAGGAACTGGCCCGGCTGTACGAGCATCTCGCGCGCCTGCGGTGGCGGGCCAACGACACACCGGGGGCGGTGGCCTCCGCCCGGACGTGCATGTCGCTGGCGGACGCCGGACTGAAGGCGCGCGCGGGCGCAACGTACGCCCGCGTGTTGATGCTCAGTGGTCACTACCGGCAGGCCTTGGATGAGGCGTCGGCAGCCCTCGCCGTGGCAGCCGACCCGGTCGAGCGAGGGTATCTGCTGGTCACGCTCGGCACCGTGCGATTCCTGCTCGGGGAGCGGGACCAGGGGGTCGCCCAGTTGCGGGAGGGACTCGCGCTCGCCGAGAGCACCGACAGCAAGGAGAACATCCTGCGGGCGTACACCAATCTGACCTACTGCCTGCAGATGCTGAACCGGCTCGAGGAGGGGCTCGCGCTGGCCCGGCGCGGATGTGAGCTGGCCGCCGGGTTCGGGTTGCGGATGACGACCGGGGTGGTGCTGGTCGGGAACGCCGCCGACATCCTGCTCGACCTGGGGCGCTGGGAGGAGATCGAACGGCTCATCGGGGAGGTGCTGCCCGATGAAGCGGCCGACGATCTGCCGCTGTACATCCAGTATGTACGGGCGGAAGTGTTCGTGGCGCGTGACGAACGCCGGGCCGCGCGGGACATTCTGGACCTGGTGATGAGCCGGTCGGCGGGCAAGACCGATCAGGACTTCGTCGGACATGCGTACGCCGCGCTGGCCGCCCTGGAGATCGCGGACGGGAACTGGCGGGCCGCCCGGCGGGCCGTCGACGAGGGGCTGGCCAAACTCGGCGGCGGCGAAGGGGCGTTCCCCGTCCTCCGGCTCGCCGTCAGCGGCCTGCAGGCGGCCGGCGAGGCGGCGGACCAGGCGCGGCGGGCCGATCCGGACGGGGTGCACCGGTGGGTGACCTGGGGGGACATGCTCGCCGGGCGAGCCGGTGAGGCCCTGGAAGAGCTGCGGCGGGCGGGTGGCGGGCAGGCACTGCCGGTGGCGGAGGCACTGCACGCGGTGGCGCAGGCCGAAGCGTTACGGGTGCGCGGCGAAGCGCAGGAGGCGGCGTGGACCGCGGTGGCGGCCACCTGGCAGGCGCTCGGACACCCGTATCCGGAAGCTCAGGCGCGGTTGCGACTGGCGGCCTGCCTGCTGCGCCGAGGGGCGACCAGCGCCCTGCACCGGGAGATCACGGCGGGCGCCCGGCTGGCCGCCGGACTCGGGGCCCGGCGGCTCAGCCGTGAACTCGCCGAACTGGCGACGCTCAGCGGGGTGGTGATCCGTTCCGAGCCGGTGCCGGAAGCGGCGCCCAGGAACGATTGGGGCCTGACCCGCCGCGAAGGGCAGGTGCTGGACCTGATCGCGCTGGGCTACACCAATGCGCGGATCGCGCGGAGTCTGGACATCGCGGAGAAGACGGTGAGCGTGCACGTGTCCAACGTCCTGGCGAAGCTCGGGGCGGCGAACCGGTGGGAGGCCGCCCTGATCCGTCGTGGGGAACCCCGCCCGGAATGA
- a CDS encoding phosphotransferase family protein, whose amino-acid sequence MPDVRRLIATALPDYRVESVSVLGQGLDNVAYEINGDLIVRLSKTPDASRTVREARLLTEVRRFAPLPVPEPVLTLAEQGCLAYRKLPGVPLLDLPAAGQPERIIAALRDFLAALHAIAPERLAGLADADEQAPSEWLEEAAETYAFISHRIPASYRPRVDAFLSAEPPPAGDTLVFSHNDLGIEHVLIDPATSQVTGIIDWSDAALVDPAHDPGRLYRDLGPAALPADQSPAVHDRAIFYARCGVLEDFAYGVETGRTRYTEKSLNALAWLFPP is encoded by the coding sequence ATGCCCGACGTCCGCCGCCTGATTGCGACGGCCCTGCCTGACTACCGGGTCGAGTCGGTCAGCGTGCTCGGCCAGGGTCTGGACAACGTGGCCTATGAGATCAACGGCGACTTGATCGTACGTCTCAGCAAGACCCCGGACGCTTCACGAACCGTCCGGGAGGCCCGCCTGCTCACCGAGGTCCGCCGGTTCGCGCCGCTGCCCGTCCCCGAGCCGGTGCTCACCCTCGCCGAGCAGGGCTGTCTCGCCTATCGCAAGCTGCCCGGGGTTCCCCTGCTCGACCTGCCGGCGGCCGGGCAGCCCGAGAGGATCATCGCCGCGCTAAGAGATTTCCTGGCGGCCCTGCACGCCATCGCGCCGGAGCGGCTGGCCGGCCTGGCGGATGCCGACGAGCAGGCGCCGTCCGAGTGGCTGGAGGAGGCCGCCGAGACCTACGCGTTCATCTCGCACCGGATACCGGCGTCCTACCGTCCCCGGGTCGACGCCTTCCTGTCCGCCGAGCCGCCGCCGGCCGGCGACACGCTCGTGTTCTCGCACAACGACCTGGGCATCGAACACGTCCTGATCGACCCGGCGACGTCGCAGGTCACCGGCATCATCGATTGGAGCGACGCCGCCCTGGTCGATCCGGCCCACGACCCGGGCCGGCTCTACCGTGACCTGGGCCCGGCCGCGCTGCCCGCCGATCAGTCGCCGGCCGTCCATGACCGGGCGATCTTCTACGCCCGATGCGGCGTGCTGGAGGACTTCGCCTACGGCGTGGAAACCGGCCGGACCCGATACACCGAGAAGTCCCTGAACGCGCTGGCATGGCTGTTCCCACCATAG
- a CDS encoding TetR/AcrR family transcriptional regulator, with amino-acid sequence MGNREALIEGAKRCLTERGWARTTVRDIAFTAGVNHAAIGYHFGSRESLLVHALVEAVEELSETVATQAQDSSAEARWQALIDTFGTHRALWIAQLEAAVQAEHSPELRERLAAAQRQGREGLGGSVPLALLSGLMLQWLVDPDEAPDGAQVVSELRAQAAEV; translated from the coding sequence GTGGGAAATCGGGAGGCCCTCATCGAGGGCGCGAAGCGCTGCCTGACCGAGCGCGGCTGGGCTCGGACGACCGTGCGCGACATCGCGTTCACCGCCGGCGTCAACCACGCCGCGATCGGCTATCACTTCGGCTCCCGCGAGTCGCTGCTGGTCCACGCCCTGGTGGAGGCCGTCGAGGAGCTGTCGGAGACGGTCGCCACCCAGGCTCAGGACAGCTCCGCGGAGGCTCGCTGGCAGGCGCTGATCGACACCTTCGGCACCCATCGCGCGTTGTGGATCGCCCAGCTGGAGGCGGCGGTGCAGGCCGAGCACTCCCCCGAGCTGCGGGAGCGGCTCGCCGCCGCGCAACGCCAGGGCCGGGAGGGGCTCGGCGGTTCCGTTCCCCTCGCCCTGCTCAGCGGTCTGATGCTGCAGTGGCTGGTCGACCCCGACGAGGCGCCCGACGGCGCCCAGGTGGTCAGCGAGCTGCGCGCTCAGGCAGCCGAGGTGTGA
- a CDS encoding FAD-dependent monooxygenase, giving the protein MRSALISGASVAGPALAWFLRRDGWQVTVVERAPALRDSGYSVDFRGDALGVLAELGVLDEVRTHETGTLGTTLLDPTGQPVGELPPEAFGGDLEVPKVALTRILHRIADVAYLFDDTVTALTQHDDRVAVTFERAPARDFDLVFGADGLRSAVRRLAFPGVDPVEHLGMSGGAFSTDDYLQLDRRGLLQAGPGRAIYLFPAIDPGRMWVSLSFATGNPEFDRFDRPVHEGALRGVFATHPWAEVPRLLDAMSAADDFYFASTAQVHLDSWSTGRVALLGDAGYCAAPTSGMGTSQALIAASTLARCLAEAGDDHATAFQRYETELRPYVTANQKAGRAAIPGFGGADVE; this is encoded by the coding sequence ATGAGAAGCGCTCTGATCTCCGGCGCCAGCGTCGCCGGTCCCGCCCTGGCCTGGTTTCTCCGTCGCGACGGCTGGCAGGTGACAGTCGTCGAACGCGCGCCGGCTCTGCGAGACAGCGGCTATTCGGTGGATTTCCGCGGCGACGCCCTCGGCGTGCTGGCGGAGCTCGGCGTCCTCGACGAGGTCCGGACCCACGAGACCGGGACGCTCGGCACGACGCTGCTGGATCCCACCGGGCAGCCGGTCGGTGAGCTGCCCCCCGAGGCCTTCGGCGGTGATCTCGAGGTGCCCAAGGTGGCCCTGACCCGGATCCTGCACCGGATCGCCGACGTCGCATACCTCTTCGACGACACCGTCACCGCCCTCACGCAGCACGACGACCGGGTCGCGGTGACCTTCGAGAGGGCGCCGGCGCGCGACTTCGACCTGGTCTTCGGCGCCGACGGGCTCCGATCGGCGGTGCGCCGCCTCGCCTTCCCCGGCGTCGACCCGGTCGAGCATCTCGGCATGTCCGGCGGGGCGTTCAGCACCGACGACTATCTCCAGCTCGACCGTCGAGGCCTGTTGCAGGCCGGGCCGGGCCGCGCGATCTACCTGTTCCCGGCCATCGACCCGGGGCGGATGTGGGTCAGTCTGTCCTTCGCGACGGGCAATCCGGAGTTCGACCGCTTCGATCGGCCGGTCCATGAGGGTGCCCTGCGCGGGGTGTTCGCCACCCATCCGTGGGCGGAGGTGCCTCGGCTGCTGGATGCGATGTCCGCGGCCGACGACTTCTACTTCGCCTCGACCGCCCAGGTCCACCTCGACTCCTGGTCGACCGGCCGGGTCGCGCTGCTCGGCGACGCGGGCTACTGCGCCGCGCCGACCAGCGGCATGGGCACCTCCCAGGCGTTGATCGCCGCCTCCACGCTGGCCCGCTGCCTGGCTGAGGCCGGCGACGACCACGCGACCGCCTTCCAGCGGTACGAGACCGAGTTGCGCCCCTATGTCACCGCGAACCAGAAGGCGGGCCGTGCGGCGATCCCCGGCTTCGGCGGCGCGGACGTCGAGTGA